Within Streptomyces sp. NBC_00704, the genomic segment AGGAAGTAGTTCGTCGTCACATACAGGATCGCACCTGTTTCGGGTTCCGCGCCCGCCTCCTGCACCAGACCGCGCTGGAGCAGGGTGCGCATCACGCCGTCGCAGTTCACTCCGCGCACCGCGGAGACCCTGCTGCGGCTGACCGGCTGGCGGTAGGCGACGACCGCGAGGGTCTCCAGCGCGGCCTGCGTGAGCCGGGCCTGCTGGCCGTCCAGGACGAAGCCCTCGACGGCCGTCGCGTACTCGGGCCGGGTGTAGAACCGCCAGCCGCCCGCGACGAGTCTCAGCTCGAAGCCGCGCCGCTGCACGGTGTACTCGTCGGCCAGCTCGCGCAGCGCGTCGGCGACCTGCCGCCGGGGCCGCTGGAGGATCTTCGCGAGATGCTCCTCGGTCGCGGGCTCGTCGACGACCATCAGGACGGCCTCCAGGGCCGGCTTCAGGTCCAGCGCGGCGACGGTCTCCTCGCTCACGTCCGTGTCTCCTTCCCCGGCTCCTCCGGCGGCCGGTCGAACTCGTCGGTGACCGCCGGCTGCGCGTCCCCGTCCCCGCCCGTCCAGCGCACCAGCAGCTCGCCGAGCGCGGTCTCCTGGTCGAGGGCGACGGCCTTCTCCCGGTACAGCTCCAGCAGCGCGAGGAAGCGGGCGACGACGGTGAGGGTGTCGTCGGTGTCCGCGACCAGCGCCCGGAAACTGGTCTCCCCGAGCGCGCGCAGCCGTGCGACGACGATCCGGGCCTGCTCCTGCACGCTCACCAGCGGCGCGTGGATGTGGTCGACGTACACCTGCGGTTCGGCCCTCGGCTGCATCGCCTTGACCGCGAGCCTCGCGAACCCTTCCGCGCCGATGCTGATGACCACCTCGGGCAGCAGCTCGGCGTGATGCGGTTCCAGCCCGACGGTGCGGGGGTAGCGGTGGCCCTCGCTCTCCAGCCGGTGCGTGAAGATGTCGGCGATCTGCTTGTAGGCCCGGTACTGGAGCAGGCGGGCGAAGAGCAGGTCGCGGGCCTCCAGCAGGGCCAGGTCGGCCTCGTCCTCGACCTCGGCGGCGGGCAGCAGCCGGGCCGCCTTCAGATCGAGCAGGGTGGCGGCGACGACCAGGAACTCGGTCGTCTGGTCGAGGTCCCAGTCGGGGCCCATCGCCCGGATGTGGGCCATGAACTCGTCGGTGACCTTCGACAGGGCGACCTCGGTGACGTCCAGCTTGTGCTTGGAGATCAGCTGGAGGAGCAGGTCGAAGGGCCCCTCGAAGTTGGCCAGCCGCACCTTGAACACCCCGTCGGCCACCTCCGGGGCCCCCGCCTCCGGGCTCCCCGCCTCCGGGCCTTCCGAGCCGGCGCCGTCCGGCCTCCGGGCGTCGGACGCCGGGGCATCAGGCTCCGGGGCGCCCGGCAACGCCGGGCCGGGCTCCGGGTGATCGGGCTCCAGGGCATCCGGCGCCGCCGGGCCGCGGGCCGCCGGGGCCGCCGGGGCCGCCGGGTCCGCCTCCGGACCGTCCGCCTCCGGCGCGTCCGGGCCCGCCGGGTCCGAGTGGGCCGGGACGGCCCGCCGCGCGGGCGGAGCCGTCGCGTCAGGGCCCGGGGCGGCCGGGTGGCGGGGGTCGGGCGGCACCGTGGGGCGCGGCCGGGGCGGCGCGGGGGCTTCCGGGCGGGGCGGTGCGGCCGGGATCGGCTCGGCGGGCGGAGGCGGCGTCCCCGGTCCACGTCCCAGCGCGCGCCGGCGGCCGGCTTCGCCGCCGGAGGCGGATGCGGGAACGTCGTTCGAGGTCATGGCCCTCGCAGGCTACCGCTACCGCCCGCGAAGTCGTCGTACGAGGATGCTGGCGTCCCCGCGGCTCTCCAGGTCGGCGAGGACCACGGCGACCGCCTCCCGGACGATGCGCCCGCGGTCCACGGCCAGCCCGTGCTCGCCGCGCAGCACCAGCCGGGCGTGCTCCAGGTCCATGAGCTCCTCGGCGGAGACATAGACGGTGATCTTCTCGTCGTGGCGCTCACGCCCGCTGGGCCGGCGTGCGGCGGCCCGGCCGCGCTTGCGCGGCTGGCCGTCGTCCTGGGCGCCCGCGGCAGAACCTTCCTGCGCGCCCTGCCGCCGGTCGGGACGCTCCCCCTGGGCGCCCCTGGTGCGGGACTCCCCGGCGTCGCCCTGGCCGGCGTCGGCCGCGGCGTGCTCGGCGCCCTCGCCGTCGCCGCCCTGCGCGGGCACGGCCTGCGGCGCGTCCTGCGCGCCGCCGGCCGCCACCGCGTCGCTCTCGCCGGCCGGCGCCGGCACCCGGGCCTCGCCGTTGGCGGAGCGCCGGGGCGCGGACGGCTGTAGCGCCGTTCCCCCTGTCGTACGGAAGAGTTCGTCGGCCCCCGGCAGACTCACTCGGCGTGACACCGGGCGAGCACCTCCCTGGCGAGCTGACGGTAGGCGGCGGCGCCGACGGAGTTGGAGGCGTACGTGGTGATCGGCTCACCGGCGACCGTGGTCTCCGGGAAGCGGACCGTCCGTCCGATGACCGTGTGGTAGACGTGGTCGTCGAACGCCTCGACGACCCGTGCGAGCACCTCACGGCTGTGCACGGTGCGCGAGTCGTACATGGTCGCCAGGATGCCGTCGAGCTCCAGCTCCGGGTTGAGCCGCTCCTGGACCTTCTCGATGGTCTCGGTCAGCAGCGCCACGCCCCGGAGGGCGAAGAACTCGCACTCCAGCGGCACTATCACCTTGTGAGCGGCCGTCAGGGCGTTCACGGTGAGCAGGCCGAGCGAGGGCTGGCAGTCGATGACGATGTAGTCGTAGTCGTCCAGAAGCGGCTTGAGCGCACGCTGGAGCGTGGACTCGCGCGCGA encodes:
- a CDS encoding segregation and condensation protein A, with translation MTSNDVPASASGGEAGRRRALGRGPGTPPPPAEPIPAAPPRPEAPAPPRPRPTVPPDPRHPAAPGPDATAPPARRAVPAHSDPAGPDAPEADGPEADPAAPAAPAARGPAAPDALEPDHPEPGPALPGAPEPDAPASDARRPDGAGSEGPEAGSPEAGAPEVADGVFKVRLANFEGPFDLLLQLISKHKLDVTEVALSKVTDEFMAHIRAMGPDWDLDQTTEFLVVAATLLDLKAARLLPAAEVEDEADLALLEARDLLFARLLQYRAYKQIADIFTHRLESEGHRYPRTVGLEPHHAELLPEVVISIGAEGFARLAVKAMQPRAEPQVYVDHIHAPLVSVQEQARIVVARLRALGETSFRALVADTDDTLTVVARFLALLELYREKAVALDQETALGELLVRWTGGDGDAQPAVTDEFDRPPEEPGKETRT
- the scpB gene encoding SMC-Scp complex subunit ScpB; this encodes MVVDEPATEEHLAKILQRPRRQVADALRELADEYTVQRRGFELRLVAGGWRFYTRPEYATAVEGFVLDGQQARLTQAALETLAVVAYRQPVSRSRVSAVRGVNCDGVMRTLLQRGLVQEAGAEPETGAILYVTTNYFLERMGLRGLDELPELAPFLPEAAAIEAETQEGVPSFDPDAPDSEDADDKTEL